One window of Bacillus alkalicellulosilyticus genomic DNA carries:
- a CDS encoding ABC transporter ATP-binding protein — MNMIEVNMLRKEFKQYSSRSGLSGAFRDLFTRNYQIFSAVNDVSFTIKKGEMVGYIGENGAGKSTTIKMLTGILTPTSGEVIVNGMNPHKQREQFVRTIGVVFGQRSQLWWDIAVQESFRLLKKVYNVPDEQFEAHMKDIVETLELGPLLDKPVRKLSLGQRMRCELAAALIHNPTLLFLDEPTIGLDVLVKLKIREFLKRINEKYQTTILLTTHDLADIEALCERVIMLDEGKIIYDGALQQLQQNWGAGKEILFHFQREVSKSELEGLTKALTLEWKQGEKANEWIAVTDNDEDVSLIISAVAAKLTVSDMKINTVSTEEIIRNIYEEGVFHVR; from the coding sequence ATGAACATGATTGAAGTAAACATGCTTCGCAAGGAATTTAAACAATACTCGAGTCGTTCTGGATTATCAGGTGCATTTCGAGATTTATTTACACGTAATTATCAAATCTTTTCTGCTGTGAACGATGTCTCGTTTACGATAAAAAAAGGAGAGATGGTTGGTTATATTGGAGAAAACGGAGCAGGCAAATCAACGACGATTAAAATGCTGACAGGCATCTTAACTCCAACCTCAGGGGAAGTCATTGTTAACGGGATGAACCCGCATAAGCAACGAGAGCAATTTGTACGAACAATTGGAGTAGTGTTCGGGCAACGCTCACAGCTTTGGTGGGATATTGCTGTTCAAGAATCATTTCGTTTACTAAAAAAAGTGTACAATGTCCCAGATGAGCAGTTCGAAGCACATATGAAGGATATTGTCGAAACGCTTGAGTTAGGGCCGTTACTTGATAAACCAGTTCGAAAGTTGTCACTTGGCCAACGGATGCGTTGTGAGTTAGCCGCTGCGCTTATCCATAATCCAACATTGTTATTTTTAGATGAACCAACGATTGGGTTAGATGTCCTGGTCAAACTGAAGATTCGTGAATTTTTAAAACGAATTAACGAAAAATATCAAACTACGATTCTGTTAACGACGCATGACTTAGCAGATATCGAAGCGTTATGCGAGCGCGTCATTATGCTTGATGAAGGAAAAATCATTTATGACGGCGCCTTGCAACAACTTCAACAAAATTGGGGCGCAGGAAAAGAAATTCTTTTCCACTTTCAACGTGAAGTATCAAAATCCGAGTTAGAAGGATTAACAAAGGCGCTAACGCTCGAGTGGAAGCAAGGCGAGAAGGCGAATGAATGGATTGCGGTTACAGATAATGATGAGGATGTTTCATTAATCATAAGTGCTGTAGCTGCAAAACTAACGGTTTCTGATATGAAAATCAATACGGTGTCGACAGAAGAGATTATTCGCAACATTTATGAAGAAGGTGTGTTCCATGTCAGGTAA
- a CDS encoding ABC transporter permease, translating to MSGKYLEMIRIRFLMMLAYRTNYYSGILIYSINIAAYYFLWTAIYGGKEEIQGMSVIQMTTYVAVAWMARAFYFNNIDREIAQEIKDGKVAIEMIRPYNYLGMKTMQGLGEGIFRLVFFSAPGLLIIWFIFPLQFSTNLSIWGFFFISILFSFIINTQINLLTGILTFFLFNNDGLIRGKRVVIDLFSGLLLPISFYPLWAQDVMMFLPFQAISYIPSMIFSEAFARSEIWQAIGLQAIWALVLIIPIQILWVVAKKQLIVQGG from the coding sequence ATGTCAGGTAAATACCTTGAAATGATTCGCATCCGCTTTTTAATGATGCTAGCGTATCGAACGAATTATTACAGCGGAATTTTAATATATTCGATAAACATTGCCGCCTACTACTTTTTATGGACCGCGATTTACGGTGGAAAAGAAGAAATACAAGGGATGTCAGTCATACAAATGACAACGTATGTTGCTGTTGCCTGGATGGCGCGTGCGTTTTATTTTAACAACATTGACCGGGAAATTGCTCAAGAAATTAAAGACGGCAAGGTCGCCATTGAAATGATTCGTCCGTATAACTACCTCGGCATGAAAACGATGCAAGGGTTAGGAGAAGGGATATTCCGATTGGTGTTCTTCTCGGCACCAGGACTACTCATTATCTGGTTCATTTTCCCGTTGCAATTCTCAACAAACCTATCCATTTGGGGATTCTTTTTCATCTCGATTTTATTTAGTTTCATCATTAATACACAAATCAACTTACTCACTGGAATTTTAACGTTTTTCTTATTTAATAACGATGGTCTGATTCGAGGAAAACGGGTGGTCATTGATTTATTTTCAGGATTATTGTTACCGATAAGTTTTTACCCGTTATGGGCACAAGACGTGATGATGTTCTTGCCGTTTCAAGCGATTAGCTACATTCCGAGTATGATTTTCTCAGAAGCATTTGCTCGGTCGGAAATATGGCAAGCGATTGGACTTCAGGCAATATGGGCTCTTGTTCTTATCATTCCTATTCAAATCTTATGGGTCGTTGCGAAAAAGCAATTGATCGTGCAAGGGGGCTAA